The genomic segment CCGAGACTATCTCTATTAAAATTAGCTGTAGCTTAGGTGATTGTGACTCTTTCCAGACTTTGCGCAACGAAATGAATCATTTGAGGATATGATTACCACAAGTCCTTCCAATATCAGTCATGAGAAACGATAATGCTCACAAATTTGATGAAAGTAATGGCAACAAGGCTTGAGTAAACGATCATCTTGACCGGATTTCACAATATGTATAAGCCACGCTTCTCAATAAATCCCCTTCCATCATAATGATATATTGAAAGCTCGGATTTTGACACTTTCTAAATGACTGTTATATCATCAAACGGTCAACTATTTATTTGTTCTGTGAATATAAGTGCAAATAATGTAATCAATTGTTATTAAAAAATCTCAACCAGTTTTTATCGGCCTTTTTGATATTACCTGGAATGTCCCTACCCCATTTTTCATGTGCTGATTTGCTACAATTCAGGTAAAGTCTTCCGTTTACTATCTTCCACACTTTAGGATTGGTTTGTGCTTTCCGTGCTTCTGTCATTGCCCAAGCACAATAACCGTCATATTGCGGCGCGTATTTATCCGGACTCTTCGCAAACAAATTTCTATTCTCCTTATTTAAGAAATACCAAATCATACCATGCCATTGAATGGAAAATGACTCTTCACCTTGTAGAGCCTTGCCATACTTGAAATATGCGACTG from the Spirochaetota bacterium genome contains:
- a CDS encoding YHS domain-containing (seleno)protein; the encoded protein is MKSQKANNMIILSLLLVLFLSPSSLCNIAVGKSHLYPLAIKGYDTVAYFKYGKALQGEESFSIQWHGMIWYFLNKENRNLFAKSPDKYAPQYDGYCAWAMTEARKAQTNPKVWKIVNGRLYLNCSKSAHEKWGRDIPGNIKKADKNWLRFFNNN